Proteins from one Ricinus communis isolate WT05 ecotype wild-type chromosome 9, ASM1957865v1, whole genome shotgun sequence genomic window:
- the LOC8266938 gene encoding serine acetyltransferase 1, chloroplastic — translation MKVLAAAPSLYKAFSPPFSSLHKPFLSPQVSSSILPLSNHLYSISSMAACVDTPRTDTSKLSRDPNRPQSQTDHHHDNSFSKYVKNYCRPSFSDHVSCIPVSKNHIKTLHTRPVLEDRDQDQEIEAKEDPWLKMQEEARLDVDQEPILSSYYFTSILSQASLERALANHLAIKLSNSSLPTSTLFDIFIGVLEENQDIIDSVKADLRAVKERDPACISYVHCFLNFKGFLSCQAHRIAHKLWTQGRTVLAILIQNRVSEAFAVDIHPGAKIGQGILLDHATGVVVGETAVIGNNVSILHNVTLGGTGKTSGDRHPKIGDGVLIGAGTCILGNIKIGDGAKIGACSVVLKDVPARTTAVGNPARLIGGKENPTKLDKIPSFTMDHTSHIHEWSDYVI, via the coding sequence atGAAAGTTCTGGCCGCAGCTCCTTCTCTATATAAGGCCTTTTCTCCTCCTTTCTCTTCTCTCCACAAGCCTTTCTTATCTCCACAAGTTTCTTCTTCGATTCTCCCTCTATCCAACCATCTCTATAGCATTTCTTCTATGGCTGCTTGTGTCGACACTCCAAGAACAGATACCTCTAAACTTTCTCGCGATCCAAACAGGCCACAGTCTCAAACTGATCATCACCATGACAATTCTTTCAGCAAGTATGTGAAAAATTATTGTCGACCCAGTTTCTCCGATCATGTTTCTTGCATACCCGTTTCCAAGAATCACATTAAAACTCTGCATACACGTCCAGTTCTTGAAGACCGAGATCAGGATCAAGAAATTGAGGCTAAAGAAGATCCATGGCTTAAAATGCAAGAAGAAGCAAGATTAGATGTTGACCAAGAACCAATTTTATCTAGCTACTATTTCACATCAATTCTTTCCCAGGCATCACTGGAAAGGGCTTTGGCAAATCATCTAGCTATAAAGCTAAGTAACTCGAGCCTTCCCACTAGCACTCTTTTTGACATCTTTATTGGAGTCCTTGAAGAGAATCAAGATATAATTGATTCTGTAAAGGCAGATTTGAGAGCTGTTAAAGAAAGAGATCCAGCTTGCATAAGTTATGTTCACtgtttcttgaattttaaagGTTTCCTTTCTTGCCAAGCGCATAGAATAGCACATAAATTGTGGACACAAGGCAGGACGGTTTTGGCTATATTGATACAAAACAGAGTATCCGAAGCATTTGCAGTTGATATACATCCAGGAGCTAAAATTGGGCAAGGGATATTACTTGATCATGCTACAGGAGTAGTTGTGGGAGAGACTGCTGTGATTGGGAATAATGTGTCAATTCTGCATAATGTTACACTAGGTGGAACAGGAAAGACTAGTGGTGACAGGCATCCAAAGATTGGCGATGGGGTTTTGATTGGGGCTGGAACTTGTATTTTGGGTAACATTAAGATTGGTGATGGGGCAAAGATTGGAGCATGTTCAGTGGTGCTGAAGGATGTTCCAGCCAGGACTACTGCAGTTGGAAATCCTGCTAGATTGATTGGAGGGAAAGAAAATCCAACTAAGCTTGATAAGATTCCAAGTTTTACAATGGATCATACTTCACATATACACGAGTGGTCTGATTATGTTATTTAA
- the LOC8266944 gene encoding early nodulin-like protein 1 isoform X1, which yields MASFSVTKPHNFAFSFLVLVSGFAMFVTSFQFEVGSRRGWIKPTGNETETYDDWATRNRFHVGDSLYFRYQSDSVLVVNSTAFRNCITSNPISEFDDGNTVFEFDRHGFFYFVSGQPGHCKAGQKMVVRVMAHQVAAAEAPNAAPSPKENGNGEDDWNSFNWGPPSLNSTVNVSVASYFLTALGGVLAILYLLM from the exons ATGGCTTCCTTTTCAGTGACCAAACCCCATAACTTTGCCTTCAGTTTTCTAGTTTTGGTATCAGGATTTGCCATGTTCGTCACTTCCTTTCAGTTTGAAGTTGGAAGCCGAAGAGGTTGGATTAAGCCCACTGGAAATGAGACTGAGACCTATGATGACTGGGCCACAAGAAATAGGTTCCACGTTGGTGATTCTCTTT ATTTCAGGTACCAAAGTGACTCAGTGCTAGTAGTGAACTCCACTGCTTTCAGGAACTGCATTACCTCAAATCCCATTTCAGAATTTGATGATGGAAACACAGTTTTTGAATTCGATCGACATGGGTTCTTCTATTTCGTTAGTGGGCAACCTGGTCACTGCAAAGCAGGGCAAAAGATGGTAGTACGTGTAATGGCACACCAAGTGGCAGCAGCAGAGGCTCCGAATGCTGCCCCTTCACCTAAAGAAAACGGCAATGGAGAAGATGACTGGAATTCCTTCAACTGGGGACCTCCTTCCCTAAATTCTACAGTGAATGTATCTGttgcttcttattttttaactgCTCTTGGTGGTGTTTTGGCTATTCTATATTTGTTGATGTAA
- the LOC8266942 gene encoding pectinesterase QRT1, whose protein sequence is MSVLGFNAYLSQLLIIIEKRGKSMERSVLGVSVVVYICFLGSFQVVFSQSGVVNMKDFISWDDMKVDEDKAKLNSRYDYNRSRIIVVDRNGEGDSLTVQGAIDMVPESNPHRVKIYILPGIYREKVLVPSTKPYISFIGKESQCADTVITWNNKASDMDSNGVELGTYRSASVTIESDYFCATGVTFENTVVAEPGGYGMQAVALRVSGDKAFFHKVRILGTQDTLLDETGSHFFYQCHIQGSVDFIFGKGRSLFQDCVLQSTAKRSGAIAAHHRDTPFDDSGFSFVGCVINGTGKILLGRAWGNYSRAIYSYCFIDDVITPPGWSDWNYPDRQKTVFFGEYECSGRGADTGGRVPWSKTFSYEEVRPFLDMQFINGDEWLRL, encoded by the exons ATGTCTGTTCTTGGTTTCAATGCGTATCTTTCCCAGTTGCTCATTATCATAGAAAAGAGAGGGAAGAGTATGGAAAGGTCTGTGCTTGGTGTTTCTGTTGTGGTTTATATCTGTTTTCTGGGTTCTTTTCAAGTGGTCTTTTCACAAAGTGGAGTAGTGAATATGAAGGATTTCATTAGCTGGGATGACATGAAGGTTGATGAAGATAAAGCAAAACTGAATTCTAGATATGATTATAATAGAAGCAGAATAATTGTAGTTGACAGGAATGGTGAAGGAGATTCTTTAACAGTTCAAGGTGCTATTGATATGGTACCAGAAAGTAACCCACATAGAGTCAAAATTTACATTCTTCCTGGAATTTACAG AGAGAAGGTACTTGTACCAAGTACAAAGCCATATATCTCATTCATTGGGAAGGAAAGTCAATGTGCTGATACTGTAATCACGTGGAACAACAAAGCTTCTGATATGGACAGCAATGGAGTTGAATTAGGAACCTACAGATCAGCATCAGTCACCATAGAATCCGATTACTTCTGCGCGACTGGAGTCACTTTCGAG AATACAGTAGTAGCAGAGCCTGGAGGATACGGAATGCAAGCAGTAGCACTGAGGGTTTCAGGGGACAAGGCCTTTTTTCACAAAGTTAGGATCCTGGGGACACAGGACACACTGTTAGATGAGACTGGGTCGCACTTCTTTTACCAATGTCACATTCAAGGAAGTGTAGATTTTATCTTTGGTAAAGGAAGATCGCTGTTTCAG GATTGCGTGCTTCAATCGACAGCTAAAAGATCTGGAGCAATTGCAGCTCATCACAGGGATACACCATTTGACGATTCGGGTTTCTCTTTCGTAGGCTGTGTGATCAATGGAACAGGGAAAATCCTACTGGGAAGAGCTTGGGGAAACTATTCAAGGGCAATATATTCCTACTGTTTCATTGATGACGTTATAACTCCTCCAGGATGGAGTGATTGGAACTACCCAGACAGACAAAA GACTGTGTTTTTTGGAGAGTATGAATGCAGTGGAAGAGGAGCAGATACAGGAGGTCGAGTGCCATGGTCGAAGACTTTCAGTTACGAGGAAGTAAGGCCATTCTTGGACATGCAGTTCATAAATGGAGATGAATGGCTTAGACTATAG
- the LOC8266944 gene encoding mavicyanin isoform X2, translating into MFVTSFQFEVGSRRGWIKPTGNETETYDDWATRNRFHVGDSLYFRYQSDSVLVVNSTAFRNCITSNPISEFDDGNTVFEFDRHGFFYFVSGQPGHCKAGQKMVVRVMAHQVAAAEAPNAAPSPKENGNGEDDWNSFNWGPPSLNSTVNVSVASYFLTALGGVLAILYLLM; encoded by the exons ATGTTCGTCACTTCCTTTCAGTTTGAAGTTGGAAGCCGAAGAGGTTGGATTAAGCCCACTGGAAATGAGACTGAGACCTATGATGACTGGGCCACAAGAAATAGGTTCCACGTTGGTGATTCTCTTT ATTTCAGGTACCAAAGTGACTCAGTGCTAGTAGTGAACTCCACTGCTTTCAGGAACTGCATTACCTCAAATCCCATTTCAGAATTTGATGATGGAAACACAGTTTTTGAATTCGATCGACATGGGTTCTTCTATTTCGTTAGTGGGCAACCTGGTCACTGCAAAGCAGGGCAAAAGATGGTAGTACGTGTAATGGCACACCAAGTGGCAGCAGCAGAGGCTCCGAATGCTGCCCCTTCACCTAAAGAAAACGGCAATGGAGAAGATGACTGGAATTCCTTCAACTGGGGACCTCCTTCCCTAAATTCTACAGTGAATGTATCTGttgcttcttattttttaactgCTCTTGGTGGTGTTTTGGCTATTCTATATTTGTTGATGTAA
- the LOC8266943 gene encoding uncharacterized protein LOC8266943, whose protein sequence is MTGSGHYFVEWKEQFVSQERGNRVVHYFLKDSAGESILAVVGTERSVRHMFYVVAEEFVQAYGTEHSIHAGFKWRSRREVVDWLTSMLSKQHLQGDRSKSPKHDLTQVLESPEYSMNGLGHQQTQGRLSRNLSGHNSDIIWSGIAWACGKQLKHYPAFCRNGITIAIQSFVFVMAKGENHYLAYLEDMYEDKRGQKKVKVRWFHHNQEVKGVVPLRNAHPMEVFITPYSQVISAECVDGPAIVLTREHYEECLAAFPDALSTRIHLCFRQFRSNKIKPFDLSKLRGYFDQPILSCLNSKSLPGVDSISYGLTGEEDEEFSPDDNVKLGAKRTRSGKSETFVTGHSGIGISGNQMMSFGPSYLNIRFGISGKRLLPLKNVASQLRYSPLFKVDEKIELLCQDSGIRGCWFRCTVLHVSRKQIKVQYDDLRDEDEYGNLEEWIPAFKVAVPDKLGMRFSGRPTIRPVPPQNEQTDHALEIGSAVDAWWSDGWWEGVVTGIDSSTDDILQVYFPGESFFLSVHKKDLRISRDWMGNQWIDIQAKPDILPAISAAISPGTKTSMSPAIAKDLKSDGHAISCNEGPASAELDSIEEKKADTATLASTDSIPENMDCDDDKMPPLSDDKADEDGGNDINVDHDKVDKIDSNDEDQVDGDIKGKDDKLDIEVFDASDKNCKAVELMEVTA, encoded by the exons ATGACCGGAAGTGGCCACTATTTTGTGGAATGGAAAGAGCAATTTGTTTCGCAGGAGAGGGGGAACCGTGTGGTTCACTACTTCTTGAAGGATTCTGCTGGAGAATCTATCCTTGCAGTTGTGGGTACTGAGAGGAGTGTTAGGCATATGTTCTATGTTGTTGCTGAGGAATTTGTTCAGGCTTATGGTACAGAACATTCAATTCATGCTGGTTTCAAATGGAGGTCAAGAAGGGAGGTTGTAGATTGGCTTACTTCTATGCTATCAAAGCAGCACCTACAGGGTGATCGGTCCA AATCCCCAAAACATGATCTAACACAAGTTTTGGAATCTCCCGAGTATTCCATGAATGGACTTGGCCATCAACAGACACAG GGCCGTCTTTCTAGAAACTTGAGTGGACATAATTCGGACATCATCTGGTCAGGCATTGCATGGGCATGTGGCAAACAGCTCAAACATTATCCAGCTTTCTGCAGAAATGGAATTACAATAGCA ATCCAAtcctttgtttttgttatgGCTAAAGGAGAGAATCATTATCTTGCTTATTTGGAGGATATGTATGAAGACAAGAGGGGACAGAAGAAAGTCAAAGTCAGGTGGTTTCATCATAACCAGGAAGTCAAGGGTGTGGTTCCTTTAAGAAATGCTCACCCAATGGAGGTTTTCATTACCCCTTATTCACAGGTTATTAGTGCAGAGTGTGTTGATGGTCCTGCAATTGTCTTAACTCGTGAGCATTATGAGGAATGCCTAGCTGCTTTTCCTGATGCTTTATCAACTAGAATACATTTGTGCTTTAGGCAGTTCagaagcaataaaataaagccttttgatttgagtaaattgcgtGGGTACTTCGATCAGCCAATTCTCTCTTGTTTGAATTCCAAGTCGTTGCCTGGGGTTGACTCAATAAGCTATGGCCTCACTggtgaagaagatgaagaatttAGCCCAGATGACAATGTGAAGTTGGGAGCCAAGAGGACCAGAAGCGGCAAGAGTGAAACATTTGTGACAGGTCATTCAGGAATTGGCATTTCTGGTAATCAGATGATGTCTTTTGGGCCTTCATATCTGAACATAAGATTTGGTATATCAGGCAAGAGATTGCTTCCCCTCAAGAATGTTGCATCTCAGCTTCGATACAGCCCACTGTTTAAGGTTGATGAAAAGATTGAACTCTTGTGCCAAGATAGTGGTATACGAGGCTGCTGGTTTAGGTGTACCGTCTTGCACGTGTCCCGAAAACAGATAAAAGTCCAATATGATGATCTGCGAGATGAAGACGAGTATGGCAATCTTGAG GAATGGATCCCAGCTTTCAAAGTGGCGGTACCTGATAAACTTGGCATGAGGTTCTCAGGGCGCCCAACAATTCGACCAGTCCCTCCACAAAATGAACAAACAGATCATGCGCTGGAGATCGGCTCTGCAGTTGATGCATGGTGGAGCGATGGCTGGTGGGAGGGGGTGGTAACGGGAATTGATAGCAGCACTGATGATATTCTGCAAGTTTACTTTCCTG GTGAAAGCTTCTTCTTGAGCGTGCATAAAAAGGACCTAAGAATTTCCAGAGATTGGATGGGCAATCAATGGATTGATATTCAGGCAAAACCTGACATACTCCCAGCCATATCTGCAGCCATCAGCCCAGGCACTAAAACGTCCATGTCTCCAGCTATTGCCAAGGACTTGAAGTCTGATGGTCATGCTATTTCCTGTAATGAAGGTCCAGCTAGTGCTGAACTCGATAGTATTGAAGAGAAAAAGGCTGACACAGCAACATTAGCCAGTACTGATAGCATTCCGGAAAATATGGACTGTGATGATGATAAGATGCCTCCATTATCAGATGACAAGGCTGATGAGGATGGTGGTAATGACATTAATGTTGACCACGATAAAGTAGATAAAATTGACAGTAATGATGAAGATCAGGTTGACGGTGATATTAAGGGCAAAGATGACAAGTTAGATATAGAGGTGTTTGATGCTTCTGATAAGAACTGTAAAGCTGTGGAACTGATGGAAGTGACAGCATAA
- the LOC8266939 gene encoding 30S ribosomal protein S10, chloroplastic yields the protein MAISSSITTTLIPSLATSPSFASKPTTTKLFSCSSLSLQANSFSSTLKLSTSTSRLCAAPETLDSQATLDPPLETTDEPDSDSFQIGDSETSSSPSISIAADADKLAPKQKIRIKLRSYWVPLIEDSCKQIMDAARNTNAKTMGPVPLPTKKRIYCVLKSPHVHKDARFHFEIRTHQRLIDILYPTAQTIDSLMQLDLPAGVDVEVKL from the exons atggcaaTATCTTCTTCAATCACTACTACACTAATCCCTTCTCTCGCTACTTCCCCTTCTTTTGCATCAAAACCAACAACAACAAAGctcttttcttgttcttctttgTCTTTACAAGCCAATTCTTTTAGTAGTACCCTAAAACTCTCAACTTCAACAAGCAGGCTTTGTGCCGCTCCTGAGACTTTGGATTCTCAAGCAACTCTGGACCCACCTCTAGAAACTACTGATGAACCTGACTCTGATAGTTTTCAG ATTGGAGATTCTGAGACTTCCAGTTCTCCATCAATCAGCATTGCTGCAGATGCAGACAAG CTGGCACCAAAGCAAAAAATCAGAATTAAGCTTAGATCTTACTGGGTGCCCCTGATTGAGGACTCCTGCAAGCAGATAATGGATGCTGCTAGAAATACCAATGCGAAGACCATGGGTCCTGTGCCCTTACCAACAAAGAAGCGTATCTACTGTGTTCTAAAATCCCCTCATGTGCACAAGGATGCAAGATTCCATTTTGAGATCAGAACCCACCAACGCCTAATTGATATTCTCTACCCGACTGCCCAGACAATAGATTCATTGATGCAACTGGACCTTCCTGCTGGGGTTGATGTGGAGGTCAAGCTCTGA